In Actinoplanes derwentensis, the following proteins share a genomic window:
- a CDS encoding FtsK/SpoIIIE domain-containing protein yields MRLNVSVRDPQVDSTSTTVVVDTEPTATVGALAAELARTVGGHEAEPVLYLGTGPADPRATLQAAGVRDGADLGLGGPLAAESEAEGRTEIRLVSGPGAGTIHRLIPGDYDIGGPAGRIRLTTGGGVPAVRVRVRLDGTAELHPLTTARLDGRDLTEPAPWREGSLLAVGDNLLELTSRRSNRAPLTPAPDGLGLEFNRPPRFLPAAAGGKFRLPGPPTKPDKRPIPLLPILVLPVGTAITTIAITGRWSFIFIALLAPLAALVTQFGGRKQAMVKYEDDLRAYEEKLSRLRADITAAVVDEQRDLRLALPDPASLLQMAAQPAERLWERRWPDPDFLTVRVGTADLPSSSSVDDPKQDEHRRTSVPPLSQVPVALSVRRAGVAGLAGPGAADLARWLVAQAAALHAPADLRTVVLAGPDSEQTWDWTRWLPHAQPHGEDAYALIGSTADSLARRIGELGQIVTARTAAGNDLVRGGVHGHPDILVVLEQARRARSLPGVIALLRDGPAVGVYVICLDQEERLLPEECGAVVVTGAVTTVRTGAAAALEVRVDSPAPDWYQPFARALAPLRGAGDGDDSTLPGAVRLLDLLDIEPPTAAALAAGWSLGGRSTVATLGAGYDGAFAVDLVRDGPHALIAGTTGSGKSELLQTLVATLAVVNRPDEMTFVLVDYKGGSAFAECADLPHTVGLVTDLDTHLVERALVSLGAELRRRETMLATAGAKDIVDYLDKRARGGGVLPPLPRLLLVIDEFASMVRELPDFIAGLVNIAQRGRSLGIHLVLATQRPGGAVTPDIRANTNLRIALRTTDTSESRDIIDAPDSGEISSANPGRAYVRLGPSVLLPFQSARVGGRRPGMESLAGAPIPVRASTVSWRELGGPLPRAAKSKGGTETQAVTDLAVLVAAIAEAADLAGVPRQPSPWLPALPDVLQWTRPDAPAPAATRDAALPPVVYGLADLPAEQSRRPLRFDLDRAGHLHIAGSPRSGRSQTLRTLAAALAAAHGADDLHLYAVDCGNGAMNVLTTLPHCGAVVDRNQVERLGRLLDRLNTELAARQIALGASGAADLAELRRSQAPGARTPHIVLMVDRFEVFDREFVSYDNGSLMERMIRLLRDGAGAGIHVVLAGDRVLGGGRYSGTTEDRIVLRLNDRQDYSTVGVPTKSAPTDPAPGRGIRIQNMTEAQIAVLDTDLSGSGQAAALQRLGEELTARESAVPAGQRALRLDVLPERISYADAAVLHRDRGPMRPLLAVGGDTLTVLGPDLAETPSFVIAGPPRTGRSTALLSAAESLLAAGSGLVVLAPRKSPLRQLAGRPGVAAVIIDAEVTAGEFRRVLGAVPEPSAVIVVDDAELLMGSEIDGDLGLFARGAQGSGWGLLVAGNAESLSLGLAGWVGQVKRNRTGMLLSPQGLSDGEIIGVRLSRGLVGQPPQPGRGLLHLGDGDIVAVQVPQI; encoded by the coding sequence GTGCGACTGAACGTCAGCGTCCGTGATCCCCAGGTCGACTCCACGTCCACCACCGTCGTGGTCGACACCGAGCCGACCGCCACCGTCGGCGCGCTCGCCGCCGAACTCGCCCGCACGGTGGGCGGGCACGAGGCCGAGCCGGTGCTGTACCTCGGCACCGGCCCGGCGGATCCACGGGCCACACTGCAGGCCGCGGGGGTGCGCGACGGTGCCGATCTCGGGCTCGGCGGGCCACTCGCCGCCGAGTCCGAGGCCGAGGGCCGTACCGAGATCCGTCTGGTCTCCGGTCCCGGTGCCGGAACCATCCACCGGCTGATCCCCGGCGACTACGACATCGGCGGCCCAGCCGGCCGGATCCGGCTCACCACCGGCGGCGGAGTGCCCGCGGTCCGGGTGCGGGTGCGCTTGGACGGCACCGCCGAGCTGCATCCGCTGACCACGGCCCGGCTGGACGGCCGGGACCTCACCGAACCGGCCCCGTGGCGGGAGGGCAGCCTGCTCGCCGTCGGTGACAACCTGCTGGAGCTGACGTCCCGGCGGTCGAACCGGGCGCCGCTGACACCCGCCCCCGACGGTCTCGGGCTGGAGTTCAACCGGCCGCCGCGTTTCCTGCCGGCCGCCGCTGGCGGGAAGTTCCGGCTGCCCGGCCCACCCACGAAACCAGACAAACGACCGATCCCGCTACTGCCGATCCTGGTCCTGCCGGTCGGCACCGCGATCACCACCATCGCGATCACCGGGCGCTGGTCGTTCATCTTCATCGCGCTCCTGGCACCCTTGGCCGCGCTCGTCACCCAGTTCGGCGGCCGTAAACAGGCGATGGTCAAATACGAGGACGACCTGCGGGCGTACGAGGAGAAACTGTCCCGTCTGCGGGCCGACATCACCGCCGCCGTCGTCGACGAGCAGCGTGACCTGCGCCTGGCCCTGCCCGATCCGGCGTCGTTGCTGCAGATGGCCGCCCAGCCCGCCGAACGGCTCTGGGAACGCCGCTGGCCGGACCCGGACTTCCTGACGGTACGGGTGGGCACCGCCGACCTGCCGTCCTCGTCGAGTGTCGACGACCCGAAACAGGACGAGCACCGCCGTACCAGCGTCCCGCCGTTGAGTCAGGTGCCGGTGGCGCTCTCGGTCCGGCGCGCCGGAGTAGCCGGCCTGGCCGGGCCGGGTGCCGCCGACCTGGCCCGCTGGCTGGTCGCCCAGGCAGCGGCCCTGCACGCTCCGGCCGACCTGCGCACGGTGGTGCTGGCCGGGCCGGACTCGGAGCAGACCTGGGACTGGACCCGCTGGCTGCCGCACGCCCAGCCGCACGGCGAGGACGCGTACGCCCTGATCGGCAGCACCGCCGACTCGCTGGCCCGCCGGATCGGCGAACTCGGCCAGATCGTGACCGCCCGTACCGCCGCCGGCAACGACCTGGTCCGCGGCGGTGTGCACGGCCACCCCGACATCCTGGTGGTCCTGGAGCAGGCCCGCCGGGCCCGTTCCCTGCCCGGCGTGATCGCCCTGCTGCGCGACGGCCCGGCCGTCGGTGTCTACGTGATCTGCCTGGACCAGGAGGAACGCCTGCTCCCCGAGGAGTGCGGCGCCGTCGTCGTCACCGGTGCCGTCACCACCGTGCGGACCGGTGCCGCCGCGGCCCTGGAAGTGCGCGTCGACTCCCCGGCGCCGGACTGGTACCAGCCGTTCGCCCGCGCCCTGGCACCGTTGCGCGGGGCCGGCGACGGCGACGACAGCACCCTGCCCGGCGCGGTCCGGCTGCTGGACCTGCTGGACATCGAACCGCCGACCGCCGCCGCACTGGCAGCCGGCTGGTCGCTGGGCGGGCGCAGCACCGTCGCGACACTGGGCGCCGGTTACGACGGGGCGTTCGCGGTGGACCTGGTCCGGGACGGCCCGCACGCGCTGATCGCCGGCACCACCGGCTCCGGCAAGTCCGAGCTGCTGCAGACCCTGGTCGCCACCCTGGCAGTGGTCAACCGGCCGGACGAGATGACGTTCGTGCTCGTCGACTACAAGGGCGGCAGCGCGTTCGCCGAGTGCGCCGACCTGCCGCACACCGTCGGCCTGGTCACCGACCTGGACACCCACCTGGTCGAGCGGGCGCTGGTGTCGCTCGGCGCGGAGTTGCGCCGCCGGGAGACCATGCTGGCCACCGCCGGGGCCAAGGACATCGTCGACTACCTCGACAAACGCGCCCGTGGTGGGGGCGTGCTGCCGCCGTTGCCCCGGTTGCTGCTGGTCATCGACGAGTTCGCGTCGATGGTGCGCGAGCTGCCGGACTTCATCGCCGGACTGGTCAACATCGCCCAGCGGGGCCGGTCGCTCGGCATCCACCTGGTCCTGGCCACCCAGCGGCCGGGCGGCGCGGTGACCCCGGACATCCGGGCCAACACCAACCTGCGGATCGCGCTGCGCACCACCGACACCTCGGAGAGCCGGGACATCATCGACGCCCCGGACTCCGGGGAGATCTCCTCGGCGAACCCGGGCCGCGCGTACGTCCGCCTCGGCCCATCGGTGTTGCTGCCGTTCCAGTCCGCTCGGGTCGGCGGCCGTCGTCCCGGCATGGAGAGCCTGGCCGGTGCCCCGATCCCGGTCCGGGCGTCGACCGTGTCCTGGCGGGAACTCGGCGGCCCACTGCCCCGCGCGGCGAAGAGCAAGGGCGGCACCGAGACCCAGGCGGTCACCGACCTGGCGGTGCTCGTCGCCGCGATCGCCGAGGCCGCCGACCTGGCCGGAGTGCCCCGGCAGCCGAGCCCGTGGCTGCCGGCGCTGCCGGACGTGCTGCAGTGGACCCGGCCGGACGCTCCGGCGCCCGCCGCGACCCGGGACGCGGCCCTGCCACCGGTGGTCTACGGCCTGGCCGACCTGCCCGCCGAGCAGAGCCGCCGCCCGCTCCGGTTCGACCTGGACCGGGCCGGGCACCTGCACATCGCCGGTTCCCCGCGCAGCGGCCGCTCCCAGACGCTGCGCACCCTGGCCGCGGCACTGGCGGCCGCGCACGGCGCCGACGACCTGCACCTGTACGCGGTGGACTGCGGCAACGGCGCGATGAACGTGCTCACCACGCTCCCGCACTGCGGCGCGGTGGTCGATCGCAACCAGGTCGAACGACTCGGCCGGCTGCTGGATCGGCTCAACACCGAACTCGCCGCCCGGCAGATCGCCCTCGGTGCCAGCGGTGCCGCCGACCTGGCCGAACTGCGCCGCTCGCAGGCGCCCGGCGCGCGGACCCCGCACATCGTGCTGATGGTCGACCGGTTCGAGGTCTTCGACCGGGAGTTCGTCTCCTACGACAACGGCAGCCTGATGGAACGCATGATCCGGCTGCTGCGCGACGGTGCCGGCGCCGGTATCCACGTGGTGCTGGCCGGTGACAGGGTGCTCGGCGGCGGCCGTTACTCGGGCACCACCGAGGACCGGATCGTGCTGCGGCTCAACGACCGGCAGGACTACTCCACCGTCGGTGTCCCCACCAAGTCCGCGCCCACCGACCCGGCACCCGGCCGGGGCATCCGGATCCAGAACATGACCGAGGCGCAGATTGCCGTCCTCGACACCGACCTCTCCGGCTCCGGGCAGGCCGCCGCCCTGCAGCGGCTGGGCGAGGAGCTGACCGCCAGGGAGAGCGCGGTGCCGGCCGGACAGCGCGCATTGCGGTTGGATGTGCTTCCCGAGCGGATCTCGTACGCCGACGCCGCCGTCCTGCACCGCGACCGTGGACCGATGCGGCCGCTGCTGGCGGTCGGCGGGGACACCCTGACCGTGCTCGGCCCGGACCTCGCCGAGACCCCGTCGTTCGTGATCGCCGGACCGCCGCGCACCGGCCGCTCCACCGCGCTGCTGTCCGCCGCGGAGTCGCTGCTGGCCGCGGGTTCCGGTCTGGTCGTGCTGGCCCCGCGCAAGTCGCCGTTGCGGCAGTTGGCGGGCCGTCCGGGAGTGGCCGCGGTGATCATCGACGCGGAGGTGACGGCCGGTGAGTTCCGCCGGGTCCTCGGTGCCGTCCCGGAACCCAGCGCGGTCATCGTGGTCGACGACGCCGAACTGCTGATGGGTTCGGAGATCGACGGTGACCTGGGCCTGTTCGCCCGGGGCGCGCAGGGCAGCGGCTGGGGGCTGCTGGTGGCCGGCAACGCCGAGTCGCTGTCGCTGGGCCTGGCCGGCTGGGTCGGGCAGGTGAAACGCAACCGTACCGGCATGCTGCTGTCGCCACAGGGCCTGAGCGACGGCGAGATCATCGGGGTCCGGCTGAGCCGCGGACTCGTCGGGCAGCCGCCCCAGCCGGGCCGCGGCCTCCTGCACCTCGGCGACGGTGACATCGTCGCGGTGCAGGTGCCGCAGATCTGA
- a CDS encoding WXG100 family type VII secretion target, which translates to MPDYRVNSDETAATSQALLNDFTQLQDKLTEVRGKITNLLANGYSTPAAQQRFSPFFDEFARGFDQVNQGLQGIGQYVRSVGDAFSQTDDQLGANLG; encoded by the coding sequence ATGCCCGACTACCGCGTCAACTCCGACGAGACGGCCGCCACCTCGCAGGCCCTGCTCAACGACTTCACCCAGCTGCAGGACAAGCTGACCGAGGTCCGCGGCAAGATCACCAACCTGCTGGCGAACGGCTACTCCACCCCGGCCGCCCAGCAGCGGTTCTCGCCGTTCTTCGACGAGTTCGCCCGCGGCTTCGACCAGGTGAACCAGGGCCTGCAGGGCATCGGCCAGTACGTCCGCTCGGTCGGCGACGCGTTCTCGCAGACCGATGACCAGCTGGGCGCCAACCTCGGCTGA
- a CDS encoding putative T7SS-secreted protein: protein MARRFATPADFELVGMSSDPAPGDPDEIEAVARRYSDIGEAAEKALEVLKRDGAIAAGRGSAMDKLREKVGDDLPDKLAKTARSYQDAAAAYRAYRPRIEEAQQTLDRAVDQAREASAQVSQAVTALPGAVAAKDTTATTRAEQDAEAGAAGLSAARGLAEQALSMRQAAERTCADALDRAADEAVPERDFFQKIRDFFADFPFVKILLGILIAAVAVFFPVAGALLAGALFALDQITAIATGQFSLGDFAVGLIGIIPGGSALRIGGAVAKTGGTTARVVPTVGRTVDGPITDVPATIVRSKPIGEFLDANRGDIVRGALKEGVKDGVKEGAEEAAIGFAEGAGGEAVRQVAAGEPLDARAIAEAGGKDALAAGATGFAGGAIIGGLLGGGKAAGKAAVKKPKLDEDTTPRSEIPVKTAPESGGSRSLDSGPPVSPERDPDSPDIDPDGAVKRPGAGDFDFRLIEPGLEDVDLVLESTHPDGTELPVFRDAATGERGSFDFRTGAFRKVGDSAPLADSADFSKAPEVEFTRTFFGPRPDGHFLVRGFEGQPLDTVGDRTEIRAAAGPDNRPVLVPTSEFTIKDQRAKLDEARIAQIIARIEDNRQLPPIKLSPGDLSLSDGNHRIEAAKRLNLPFIPVQVV, encoded by the coding sequence ATGGCGCGGCGATTCGCGACTCCCGCGGATTTCGAGCTGGTCGGGATGAGCAGCGATCCGGCTCCGGGCGATCCGGACGAGATCGAGGCGGTCGCCCGGCGGTACTCGGACATCGGTGAAGCCGCTGAGAAGGCTCTCGAAGTACTGAAACGGGACGGCGCGATCGCCGCAGGGCGGGGCTCGGCGATGGACAAGCTGCGCGAGAAGGTCGGCGACGACCTGCCGGACAAGCTGGCGAAGACAGCCCGGTCGTACCAGGACGCGGCCGCCGCCTACCGGGCCTACCGTCCGCGGATCGAAGAGGCCCAGCAGACCCTGGACCGGGCCGTCGACCAGGCCCGCGAGGCGTCGGCGCAGGTGAGTCAGGCGGTGACGGCACTGCCGGGCGCGGTGGCGGCGAAGGACACCACGGCCACCACCCGGGCCGAGCAGGACGCCGAGGCCGGTGCCGCCGGTCTGTCGGCGGCGCGTGGCCTGGCCGAGCAGGCACTCTCGATGCGGCAGGCCGCCGAGCGCACGTGCGCCGACGCGCTGGACCGGGCCGCCGACGAAGCCGTCCCGGAACGCGACTTCTTCCAGAAGATCCGGGACTTCTTCGCGGACTTCCCGTTCGTGAAGATCCTGCTCGGCATCCTGATCGCGGCTGTGGCGGTGTTCTTCCCGGTGGCCGGGGCGCTGCTGGCCGGTGCCCTGTTCGCCCTGGACCAGATCACCGCGATAGCCACCGGCCAATTCAGCCTGGGGGACTTCGCCGTCGGCCTGATCGGCATCATCCCTGGCGGCTCGGCGCTACGGATCGGCGGCGCGGTCGCCAAGACCGGCGGCACCACCGCCCGGGTCGTCCCCACGGTTGGCCGGACGGTGGACGGGCCGATCACCGACGTACCGGCGACGATCGTCCGGTCCAAGCCGATCGGTGAATTCCTGGACGCCAACCGCGGCGACATCGTCCGCGGCGCCCTGAAGGAGGGCGTGAAGGACGGCGTGAAGGAGGGGGCCGAGGAGGCCGCCATCGGATTCGCCGAGGGGGCCGGGGGCGAGGCCGTCCGGCAGGTGGCCGCGGGCGAGCCGCTGGACGCCCGCGCGATCGCCGAGGCGGGTGGGAAGGACGCGCTGGCCGCGGGCGCGACCGGGTTCGCCGGCGGCGCGATCATCGGCGGGCTCCTGGGCGGCGGTAAGGCCGCTGGCAAGGCGGCGGTGAAGAAGCCGAAACTGGACGAGGATACGACTCCGCGCAGCGAGATCCCGGTCAAGACCGCGCCCGAGTCCGGCGGCAGCCGATCGCTCGACTCCGGTCCGCCGGTCTCCCCGGAACGGGACCCGGACAGTCCGGACATCGATCCGGACGGCGCGGTGAAGAGGCCCGGGGCCGGCGACTTCGACTTCCGGCTCATCGAACCAGGTCTGGAAGACGTCGACCTCGTCCTGGAGAGCACCCACCCGGACGGGACGGAGCTGCCGGTGTTCCGCGACGCCGCCACCGGCGAGCGGGGGTCCTTCGACTTCCGGACCGGTGCCTTCCGGAAGGTAGGCGACAGCGCTCCCCTCGCGGACTCGGCGGACTTCTCGAAGGCTCCGGAGGTCGAGTTCACCCGCACGTTCTTCGGTCCGCGCCCGGACGGCCACTTCCTCGTCCGCGGTTTCGAGGGCCAGCCCCTGGACACGGTGGGCGACCGCACCGAGATTCGGGCCGCCGCCGGTCCGGACAACCGCCCGGTCCTGGTGCCGACCAGCGAATTCACCATCAAGGACCAGCGCGCAAAGCTCGACGAGGCTCGGATCGCCCAGATCATCGCGCGAATCGAGGACAACCGTCAGTTGCCTCCGATCAAGCTGTCGCCCGGCGACCTGAGCCTCTCCGACGGCAACCACCGGATCGAAGCGGCGAAGCGACTCAACCTGCCGTTCATCCCGGTGCAGGTCGTCTGA
- a CDS encoding helix-turn-helix domain-containing protein, with protein sequence MAIIVDIDVQLAKRKMSVGDFVAAVNISAANISVLKNGRAKAIRFSTLDAICEVLQCQPGDILRWVPDD encoded by the coding sequence ATGGCGATCATCGTCGACATCGACGTCCAGCTGGCCAAACGCAAGATGTCGGTGGGGGACTTCGTGGCCGCGGTGAACATCAGCGCCGCCAACATCTCGGTCCTGAAGAACGGTCGCGCCAAAGCGATCCGCTTCAGCACCCTCGACGCGATCTGCGAGGTCCTGCAATGCCAGCCCGGCGACATCCTCCGCTGGGTCCCGGACGACTGA
- a CDS encoding DUF2975 domain-containing protein → MHRTLVTVLQGFLSFVLLVGVWAQIVLIPTMAADEVELFPPYEPLRIPLVTAAVAFVACVQAWLVGSILLLHRSAEGTLFEQSAQRWVTVLLAAAGGAAVVTFALLVFVTFSEIPSPADGMEVIGLWMGSAVAVAGSVALLMLTLIGRHLLGKAIELRSELDEVV, encoded by the coding sequence ATGCATCGCACACTGGTGACCGTCCTGCAGGGTTTTCTGAGTTTCGTTCTCCTCGTCGGCGTCTGGGCGCAGATCGTCCTGATCCCGACGATGGCCGCCGATGAGGTGGAGCTGTTCCCGCCCTACGAGCCGCTGCGGATCCCCCTCGTCACGGCTGCGGTGGCCTTCGTCGCCTGCGTTCAGGCCTGGCTCGTCGGGTCGATCCTGCTGCTGCACCGTTCCGCCGAGGGCACGTTGTTCGAGCAGTCCGCCCAGAGATGGGTGACCGTGCTGCTGGCCGCCGCGGGCGGGGCCGCCGTGGTCACGTTCGCCCTGCTGGTGTTCGTGACGTTCAGCGAGATTCCGTCGCCGGCCGACGGCATGGAGGTGATCGGTCTCTGGATGGGGTCGGCCGTGGCGGTCGCCGGGTCGGTGGCCCTGCTCATGCTCACCCTGATCGGCCGGCACCTGCTGGGCAAGGCGATCGAGTTGCGCAGCGAGCTGGACGAGGTCGTTTGA
- a CDS encoding PepSY domain-containing protein translates to MQRLLMGGTVAGVMGMVVVAGIVVITGTFGGPAVPDEAAAALPLPPRAATTAPAPASPSGRAASSPAARPTTTPPVRSTTTAPAAKPTATAKPTATAGPLDAEGAARAVRARFTGATVTEIEFEDGVWELTFDHRGTENEIEVDPDTGRLSGHEVEDDD, encoded by the coding sequence ATGCAGAGACTGTTGATGGGCGGCACTGTCGCCGGAGTGATGGGCATGGTCGTGGTCGCCGGAATCGTGGTGATCACCGGGACGTTCGGCGGGCCGGCCGTTCCGGACGAGGCGGCGGCGGCGCTGCCCCTTCCGCCCCGGGCGGCGACGACAGCGCCGGCACCGGCGTCGCCGTCCGGCCGCGCGGCGAGCAGCCCGGCCGCGCGGCCCACCACGACACCGCCGGTGAGATCGACGACAACCGCACCGGCGGCGAAACCGACGGCGACCGCGAAACCGACGGCGACGGCGGGACCGCTGGACGCCGAGGGGGCGGCCCGGGCGGTGCGGGCGAGGTTCACCGGGGCGACCGTCACCGAGATCGAGTTCGAGGACGGCGTCTGGGAACTCACGTTCGACCACCGCGGGACGGAGAACGAGATCGAGGTCGATCCGGACACCGGGCGGCTCTCCGGGCACGAGGTGGAGGACGACGATTGA
- a CDS encoding outer membrane protein assembly factor BamB family protein, with protein MGESVARDVASSEATRAVESVLREAGGGRLAGVRIGYEGGRRVHVVQFARGGWLCAATVDALTGEVTEIRDEGLPFAGPEFEPTAGPESHPVTARLDFRTVWDVRTAWDDESLAHVATDAGVGVVRLSRDFGWTLVVEDHHTTGYGATRHVAPVPGGVVAATGDGRVFRLDGAGRVSWENRLSGAPYGINVDLDGRRALIATDRGTVELDTRTGTHLESLAGPVRAAAYLPGGDRVLAGHRGDLVVVDATGAARWRIRLDGFTSRIWTRGERIYTAGEGGLREIVAGEGIVARWSAPSTGSAENAVVIGDAVFTCSGGSRLDRHGYATAAYHGRADVFAGPEAVTALSAGGRRWLLAGHRDGLLSARAV; from the coding sequence ATGGGTGAGTCGGTAGCACGGGACGTGGCGTCGTCGGAGGCCACTCGCGCGGTGGAGTCGGTGCTGCGAGAGGCGGGCGGTGGCCGCCTGGCCGGGGTCCGGATCGGGTACGAGGGTGGCCGCCGGGTGCACGTGGTGCAGTTCGCCCGGGGCGGCTGGCTGTGTGCGGCCACGGTCGACGCGCTGACCGGCGAGGTGACCGAGATCCGCGACGAGGGGCTACCGTTCGCCGGCCCGGAGTTCGAGCCGACGGCCGGGCCGGAGAGCCACCCGGTGACCGCCCGGCTGGACTTCCGGACCGTGTGGGACGTGCGGACGGCCTGGGACGACGAGTCGCTGGCGCACGTGGCGACCGACGCTGGGGTCGGCGTGGTGCGGCTGTCCCGGGATTTCGGCTGGACGCTCGTCGTCGAGGATCACCACACCACCGGGTACGGCGCCACCCGTCACGTGGCCCCGGTTCCGGGCGGGGTGGTTGCCGCCACCGGAGACGGCCGGGTGTTCCGGCTCGACGGCGCGGGCCGGGTGAGCTGGGAGAACCGACTCTCCGGTGCCCCGTACGGCATCAATGTGGATCTTGATGGTCGCCGGGCCCTGATCGCGACGGACCGGGGAACCGTGGAGCTGGACACCCGAACCGGCACGCACCTGGAGAGCTTGGCCGGCCCGGTGCGGGCAGCCGCCTATCTACCCGGCGGTGACCGGGTCCTGGCCGGGCATCGTGGCGACCTGGTCGTCGTGGACGCCACCGGGGCGGCCCGCTGGCGGATACGGCTGGACGGTTTCACCTCCCGGATCTGGACCCGGGGCGAGCGGATCTACACGGCGGGTGAAGGCGGACTGCGCGAGATCGTGGCCGGTGAGGGGATCGTGGCGCGCTGGTCGGCGCCGTCGACCGGCAGCGCGGAGAACGCGGTGGTGATCGGAGACGCGGTGTTCACCTGCAGCGGCGGATCCCGGTTGGACCGGCACGGCTACGCCACCGCCGCCTACCACGGCCGCGCCGACGTGTTCGCCGGTCCGGAGGCGGTGACCGCGCTGTCCGCCGGTGGACGCCGGTGGTTGCTGGCCGGCCACCGGGACGGCCTGCTGTCGGCGCGGGCGGTGTGA
- a CDS encoding response regulator transcription factor has translation MRVLLVEDDDSIAEPLADGLKRYGIEVLRVATGMAALTAPRAEMVLLDLGLPDIDGIEVCRRIRRVDDVPLIMLTARGDEADRVLGLELGADDYMAKPFSVRELVARMHAVGRRVRVPRPQSRGEQVLGPLVIDHRAKEIRLRGTLIPFSPKEYDLLVHLAADPGAVVDRRAILEAVWEPNFFGRGKTLDFHVAAVRRKLGAPGWIETRRGVGFRLVVQPA, from the coding sequence ATGCGGGTGCTGCTGGTGGAGGACGACGACTCGATCGCGGAGCCGCTGGCCGACGGGCTGAAGCGCTACGGGATCGAGGTGCTGCGGGTAGCGACCGGGATGGCGGCTCTGACCGCGCCGCGGGCCGAGATGGTGCTGCTGGATCTCGGGCTGCCGGACATCGACGGGATCGAGGTGTGCCGCCGGATCCGCCGGGTCGACGACGTCCCGCTGATCATGTTGACCGCACGCGGCGACGAGGCTGACCGGGTGCTCGGGCTGGAACTGGGCGCCGACGACTACATGGCGAAACCGTTCAGTGTCCGGGAGCTGGTGGCCCGGATGCACGCGGTCGGCCGCCGGGTCCGCGTCCCCCGGCCGCAGAGCCGGGGCGAGCAGGTCCTGGGACCGCTGGTGATCGATCATCGAGCCAAGGAGATCCGGTTGCGCGGCACCCTGATCCCGTTCTCGCCGAAAGAGTACGACCTGCTCGTGCACCTGGCCGCCGACCCCGGCGCGGTGGTGGACCGGCGGGCGATCCTGGAGGCGGTGTGGGAGCCGAACTTCTTCGGGCGCGGCAAGACCCTGGACTTCCACGTCGCCGCGGTACGCCGCAAACTCGGCGCGCCGGGCTGGATCGAGACCCGGCGCGGCGTCGGGTTCCGGCTGGTCGTTCAGCCGGCATGA